TGGCCATGGCCGAATATTGATTTATACGGGGAACAGTACGAAGCGGACGACGAAGAGGATCGCGACAAGCCAAGTCGCCACATGCACGTCCTTGACCCGGCCCGTGAAGGTTTTCAGCACCACGTAACTGATGAAGCCGAATGCCAGACCATTGGCGATCGAATAGGTGAACGGGATCATCAATGCGGTCAGTGCTGCCGGCGTTGCTTCCGTAATGTCAGCCCATTCGATGTCTATAAGCTCGCGCATCATGAGACCGGCAACATACAGCAAGGCCGGTGCCGTCGCATAACCCGGAACAGAACCGGCCAGAGGTGCGATGAAGAGCGCGGCCAGAAACAGGACGGCGATGGTGAGTGCTGTCAATCCTGTTCGTCCTCCGGCCTGAACGCCGGATGCGCTTTCCACATAGGCTGTCGTGCTGCTGGTACCAAGCAGGGAGCCAGCAACAATTGCCGTACTGTCGGCAAACAGAGCGCGGCCCAGACGATTGGGTTTACCCTCTTCAATGAGGCCGGCCCGTTTGCTCACGCCGATCAGCGTACCCGTCGCATCGAACACTTCGACAAGGACAAACACAAGAATAACCTGCAACAAACCAGTGTGGAGCGCGCCCATAATATCGAGTTGCAGGAATGTCGGAGCGAGACTTGGCGGCGCAGAGAATACGCCCTTGAACTCGCTCGCTCCGATAAGCATGGACAAAACCGTGACCACGAGAATGCCGATCAGGATAGCACCGCGTATTTTAAGCGCATCAAGAACAGCGATGATGAAGAAACCCAGAATTGCGAACAAGGCAGGCGTACTACCCAGATGACCCAATCCGATAAATGTTGCAGGGTTTGCGAGAATGATCCCTGAGTTTTTCAGTGCAATGAATGCAAGGAAAAGCCCGATGCCCGCCGCAATGGAACTGCGCAGCGATTTGGGAATTCCGGCGACAAGCCAGCTGCGCACGCCCGTAACGGTGAGCACGAGGAAAATACATCCTGAAATGAAGACAGCACCCAGCGCCTGCTGCCAGGTGAAACCCATCGCAGCCACCACGGTGAAGGCGAAGAAGGCATTGAGCCCCATTCCCGGCGCCATGCCGATGGGCCAGTTGGCCACGAGCGCCATGACCAGCGAGCCGAGGGCTGCTGCAATACAGGTCGCAACGAAGATCGCATTGCGGTCCATACCCGTCGATGACAGGATTTCTGGATTGACAAAGATGATGTACGACATCGTCAGGAATGTCGTCAGTCCGGCGAGCATCTCAATGCGCGCCGTTGTGTTGTGTTCTCTCAGCTTGAAAAGCTTTTCGAGCATAATTCCTCCCCTGGCTCACGCCGAGTCTCCGGTTGCTGCATGACTGCCTGATTTGGCGAGTCGCGTGGCTGCCTGTTTTGAGTTTACAAACGTCTGTAATCAAGAGAAAACTGGCGCATACTCCTCCACGGCCAGTCCCTCCTCAGTGTTGCCACTGCCACATTGATTGTGCGTCTTCCGCCGCGGCGATGCTAGGCTCTGATTTCCGCAAGCATCGGCGAAACAGCTTCAATATTTTATTGATGCAGGGCCGCTTCAGGCGTTCCGATGAAACGTAAGTTTCATGTGACGGTTGACGTCCTTATAGAGCAGATAGCGGAATGGCTTAGGTCCCCCTGCGTAGCACGCCTGTGGGCAGAAGGCACGCAGCCACATGAAGTCACCGGCCTCGACCTCGACCCAATCCTGATTAAGGCGATAAACCGCCTTGCCTTCAAGCACATAGAGACCATGTTCCATCACATGTGTCTCAGCAAACGGAATGACGGCTCCTGGTTGAAGCGTGACAATGGTGACATGCATATCGTGGCGCATGTCCGCCGGGTCCACAAAGCGGGTGGTTGCCCACCGGCCTTCCGTATCAGGCATCACAGAAGGCTCGATATCGTGTTCATTAAGAACCAGTGGTGTTGGAATATCGATGCCATCGACAGCCTCATAGGATTTGCGAATCCAATGGAAGCGCACGAAAGCACTCGTCACGTTCAGAACTGACCAATCCGTCGCCGGTGGAATAAATGCATAGCCTCCCGGCCGCATGACGTGAATCTCACCAGCGAGCGTCAGCTGCAACTCGCCTTCCACAATGAAGAGTACACCTTCGGCACCTTTATCCAACTCAGGACGCGTGCTGCCTCCCCCCGGCGCAACTTCCATAATGTATTGTGAGAACGTCTCGGCAAAACCGGAGAGAGGCCGGGCGATGATCCAGCAACGGGTTTTGTCCCAAAATGGCAAAGCGCTGGTGACAATATCCTGCATCACGCCACCAGGAATAACCGCATATGCCTCGGTGAAAACAGCCCGCCCTGTAAGCAGCTGGTTTTGCTGAGGATGTCCGCCATGGGGTGCATAATATGTATTTCGGGACATGCGTGACTCCTCAGCTTGTTCAATAAATGTCTAACCGTTGCGTAATTCTGTCGCCGGTTCTACATGCTTGAGTCAACTGAACGACATATATTTTCACGTCAAACATTTTCAAATTTGTATTGAAAATATTTGAGCCTTTTGCCTTCCAGCCTCGAGGCAATCGGGGAGTGAGCCGCTTTCATGCCCAATCTGTCCACCTCTCGATTATTAATTGGGAATGTACAGAGTCTTTCGTTTACAGGACACTGCTAACTCACTCAGTTTATACCACCAATTATCTGCGTGCCCGAGAAGCCGGTGAAACCGAGGCGGGGACCATTTGCTGGTGCATTGACTTTGCTCGTTGAGGAAACTTTCCCATTGTCGATGTCCGTCTTGAAGGCGTACCCGGTATTCGCCTTGTAACTTGCTAAGTGTGATGGTCCGCCTGATGTAGAGCAGGCAGCAAGAGTAGCCGCGACGGCTGTGACCAGAAGTAGACGTATCACGATAAAACCCTCCTTTTGGGGTCAAAGTGCAGCAATGGGGAAAGCTGCTTGAACTGAGATTGCATTACGACTATAATATCACATTACGATCATAATGCAATACAATAAACCAACCGGATTGGGAGATCGGC
This sequence is a window from Phyllobacterium sp. T1293. Protein-coding genes within it:
- a CDS encoding NCS2 family permease → MLEKLFKLREHNTTARIEMLAGLTTFLTMSYIIFVNPEILSSTGMDRNAIFVATCIAAALGSLVMALVANWPIGMAPGMGLNAFFAFTVVAAMGFTWQQALGAVFISGCIFLVLTVTGVRSWLVAGIPKSLRSSIAAGIGLFLAFIALKNSGIILANPATFIGLGHLGSTPALFAILGFFIIAVLDALKIRGAILIGILVVTVLSMLIGASEFKGVFSAPPSLAPTFLQLDIMGALHTGLLQVILVFVLVEVFDATGTLIGVSKRAGLIEEGKPNRLGRALFADSTAIVAGSLLGTSSTTAYVESASGVQAGGRTGLTALTIAVLFLAALFIAPLAGSVPGYATAPALLYVAGLMMRELIDIEWADITEATPAALTALMIPFTYSIANGLAFGFISYVVLKTFTGRVKDVHVATWLVAILFVVRFVLFPV
- a CDS encoding bifunctional allantoicase/(S)-ureidoglycine aminohydrolase codes for the protein MSRNTYYAPHGGHPQQNQLLTGRAVFTEAYAVIPGGVMQDIVTSALPFWDKTRCWIIARPLSGFAETFSQYIMEVAPGGGSTRPELDKGAEGVLFIVEGELQLTLAGEIHVMRPGGYAFIPPATDWSVLNVTSAFVRFHWIRKSYEAVDGIDIPTPLVLNEHDIEPSVMPDTEGRWATTRFVDPADMRHDMHVTIVTLQPGAVIPFAETHVMEHGLYVLEGKAVYRLNQDWVEVEAGDFMWLRAFCPQACYAGGPKPFRYLLYKDVNRHMKLTFHRNA